The Carassius auratus strain Wakin chromosome 21, ASM336829v1, whole genome shotgun sequence sequence AGGATATTTCTATTATGAGCAAGGTTTTaaattatgaatgattattttggtcatgTTAGATTcatgatatttaatatatttaaaaaaaaatcacacacacacacatagtaatacaattattattgttttattttattttttttggatggggggggggggggggtgatgatTAATATACAGTAGGCATACCCTGAAATGTTTTAAACCATATTGATCACTATTAATACAAAGACATTACATTTAGATGTAAACTAGATTTTtcctgtatttaattaatttgtaaaataataataataataataatctttatgaTGGACATCTAATTGTATGAGTTAGCTTACTCACTATTTCAAGTTTAGTATAGCATCTGTAAAAATTGCTAAATTCCTACTATCTTAATCTTAAACGTTTTGGGTTTGTAGTGCAGTTTTATGTAATTGACCCATTTTCACAATAATATAAACTCAATAATATGACTGTTTAGTATTTGTACATAGAGTTGTTTTCTGAGGAGAATACGTATATTCACAACAGTACAGTGTGGGTCTAAGTTTAAGTAAGAAAATTAGAAATTTCACTATcgaataagacaaaaattgttgGGTTAGTAAAGGTTTAAAATGAATTCACATATTTCACAGGAAATGAATTTGTTATACTGTAAAGAAATCTTGTTGGGGACTGTAACTCTTCAGAGATTTCCTGAGCAAAACGGTCGATGGGAAAGAGATGATTTTTAAGAGAAGAGAGCCATTTTCTCACTCTGGAAGAGAAAGAGGACAGGCAGGGATGCATTAATGATCTTTTTCTCAGTCGTCTTGACTGTCTGTAATAGCCTATTTTTGTCTGATTTGGTTGTTGAGACAAACGAGACAGCTATAGATGTGCACAGACTCAGTGCCTGCTGTGTAGAACTGTATCAGAAGCTCCAGTGGCAGGTTTAAATTCCTCAGCTGCTGAAGGGAGTACATGCAATATTGAGGCTTTCTATGTACATCAATATAAGTCTCCCACAGGTTTTGGGAGATTGAAACCTGGACACTTCTGACAGTGGTGTTGAGTAGAGGAATTGATGTTGAAATCTAgtattatttctacatttattcagtaataataattaatgatttaataataaaaatgtaattagtcTTTATAAATTTTGTGGAAATacggtgtgaaaaaaaaaaacccaaaacaaacaaaaaaacctttgcaAGCAATATTTTCTGAGCAGAGCCATAGTTTTCTCTGCAAGCAATATATTTTCAGTTCTTCTGCAGTGAAAATGAATCAACAGCAAATtccaaacacactcaaacacacacttcagtgaCAAGTGAGTGCACTGGAGAGTGATTTCAGAGGCAGTCTCTCTGTGCCCTTCGAGATGTTGAATCTCTGAATGTATGCTTTgaaaaaagaacatttcaaaTAAGTGTTTACCCCTGTGTAAGTGGACAAACTCATTATGTATTACATAAAAACAATGTATATAAGGGAAGGCAGGGATAATTGTGGCTTTCAGTAAATGTGACATCTGCCTCCTCTCAAGATAATGCTTAGTTTTAGTAATGATCAACACCTGATCatctaaagaaaaaataaataaaattttaaatgaaaaaaaaaaaatatatatatatatttttcatttacgatatatatatacatgttgttttctttgttatttgcTACAATGAATGtggaaaattaatttatattaaatgatgtACAgttattttgttccaaaaatctTACCcattttcaaagtgtttttttaagtttattaaattatatattccaTGTAGTCTTTCATATATTTTGGTATGTCTAatgtttgatgatgtttttatgtttatactaatgtaataatataatataatataatataatataatataatataatataatataatataatataatataatataatataatataatataatataatataatataatataatataatataataaaccatTTTCATTGATTGTTGCATTTATATCATACCACTGTCAGTTTTACAGAATCTGTGTTAGGAATGTAACATGTACCTTTGTGTACTTCTAGTTTAATTGTATTCCACTAGATTCAATTATAAATTTAATTGACACTGAAAACTGTTGCTGACATTTTAAAGATGTCTGAGGCCAAATTTCAATGGTTTAGGGTAATTATATTCTGAATAAATTAGCTAAAAGTGTCACAATCTTCCCCAGGCTCCTAAGCAGACATAAAACAAATAGTTTCTTTATGAGTGTATTATAATGAATAGAGTGACTCATTGTATCTCAgagttttaaagttaatttaactatTGCAGTGCCTCTGTTACTGACCTTAGGCCAAGAAGAGGACAGATGCTAGCTTAGCCCTTTGAAATAGCAGGACTGATTACGCACTTCTTGCCCCTTTTCCACTGATCAAGATAATAATTGGCTGTCTGTGTAGGTGGCATCATGGGGTCAGTCCAACTGCTTGATTTTGCCTTGTCGTTTCTCAGAGCAATACACTCTGCATGGTAATTAAAGACGCATTATGCAATGAATATCAAACATCTGCCTGATGTCACTGGAACAAGATGACAAATTATTCATAGATTTGGCAAATTTATTTACACAATTCCACATTCACATGGTTAACACTACACATATATTCCGATGATGATCCATTTGAAAACTCACATTTGTagataaaaacatttctaaatgcaGATGGTATATGCACTGGAATTTATTAGATATGATTAATCAATATACTCTGAACATTTTAGACAGAAACCTGTTTAGTCTCTTCTTgttgtatgtattttacaaaaCCAGAAATCAATCAATCCTTCCTAAGCAAGAcaaaaaatatggaaataaagTAGGCAAACAAAGCTACTCAAGTCCAGTCAGATTTGAATTCATTAAGGCATTTATAAAGCTAACAGGACCATGCTTTAAGGAtactgaattatttattaatgccgAGGTTAAACCGACAGCACTTCAAGAAAAGCTTTTACAGTAGCTCGGCTtgtcaaaacatttcacaaatgctAATGATAAGACATCTATTTCTGCTTAGGATGAAAGTAATTAAGCAAGCTTTGTGGTAGCACATACTAGCAAAACAAAATCACACTTAATTTCACTTTGAATTCCTTCTCACTTATCATGGTAAATAAATATACCCTGTAAAAGTGTTGTATTCTCATTTgtgcatgaaaaaaacattttaccaaaAATTATTACATCATAATGAAGGGCATATTTGGAAAGCATTTGAGGATGTTATTGATTAAAATTTAGAACACTGAATATGTTAGGCCCAGTTCACGCACAATGTGTTTTTGCACTCCACTGTGCTGCTTGTTAATCAATGTAAACATAGAGTCTTTGACCATTGTTTTTGTCAGCGTTTTGATTAGATGTCCTCAAGGGTCAAGGTACAGAAGCTTATAGGGACATTTTAACagaacacatttttgcattttacttTCCTATGTAAACATGCATTAGATTTATGTGTTTAACCAAAATGTCCACATCTGGCAACTTTTGCACTATTTAGCACCATAGCATTTAATAAATATGGTGctcaatacttttaaaaaaatgcatttggagaccttgttttcatttacttattgttttttttttattattattccactGCTTGCATCTTGCATTTTTCAACACAAAAACTTGTTCTTTGTGAATGGCCCCTTAGAAAAACCCCATTGACCATTTTGTTGACCTGCTTTTCTATGTTTTTAAGACACAGGCAACTTAGGGGCCgtttttgcatttcactgttctttcttatttaatttgGTTACTTGTAAACTTGTTAGGACATTGTTTCACCATCGCgctcattaaaaaagtgaaaattgtattttgtatttttcaacaCAAAAAATGCTTTCTATTTAAAACACCCCTCAGACAAACACCTTTGACCACTGCTTTTAGCGTTTTAAGATATAAGATATAGACAACTTGGaggctgttcacacacacacacacacacacacacacacacacaacaaacttATTGCATTCCAATGCgcttcttttcattttcttttctgagTAAAAATGCTCTAGATGGACGTGTTTGAACGTTGCGCTAACATCCAGAATTTTTGCTGCCAACTTGTGCATGACACAGTATTCTATAAATGAGCTCctcgggtaaaaaaaaaaaacctctgggTGATTTGCACCTTGAAAAAGTGTATTTGGTATATGGTTATTTGTTAATCATTAGTGTTTATCCTATGATATCTCAATAGCCTTACTGGCAAGTGCAGCATAATATGTTATCCCGTACTATGAACAACATTTGTTCTGTCTTCAGAAGGGGTGTGCTTTGAGAGAGCCTATACCTTGCGAATACACCTCTTCAGGGTTGAGCCATGTCGTTGAATGTTCAGAATATATAACTGATGGAGAGCAGTTTGGAGTGGTGTTTCATGAGGAAGTGTGCACAGGGAGGTGTCGTGTATATGTCAAACACAATAGATGAGTCAACAGTTGCCATGTTTGATTTAGTCAACATCCTCTCAGGCAAGCTCCTACACATCTCCACTGGCAGAACATCCGTTTGGTTCCCCATCCGCAAACTAAATCCCTGTAAAATGAGCTTTCCATTCAGCTTTTAAAAAGGCAAGCTCTCGTAGCACGACAGGGTAAGCAATAAGAGTTGAACCTTTGGGTTTAGAAGTTggaaataataatactatttaacTCCAGCTGTAAATATAACTGCAATTCTTTGCCTTTTAAATGGCCTTTTGCACCACATTCAAAATTTTCACAACTCAGCGAACTGAATATAACCCCTATTTAGGAGGGAAGCCTGCACCTCAGTGACTAGACAGTTGGCATGAATTAATGGTTTAGTTGTCATCTGCTCTCATTTCCTCTCAGTGTTGCTCTCCTCTGTTGCTACAAACTTTATTTCTGCATTGGCCGTGCGTGAGGCAACACTGCTGTCTCTCACTTTGTGTCTGAAGAGGAAAGGGAAGGTCTTCCTGAAGGACTTGCGGAAGCTGGCGCCCATAAATCCGTAGACAATAGGGTTGATAGAGGAGTTGGCATAGGACATGCAGTTAGCCCACGTCTTGATCTTATATGTTGCGTAGTTGGCCTTGAAGTTGGGATAGAAAGATTGGAACAGGACAAAGATCTGAATGGGACCCCAGCAGATGGTGAAGAGAACAACAATGACCACAACCATTTTGGAAATCTTACTCCTAATGGAGATTGTTCTTTCGGAGAGCAGGTGGACCTGAAATAAACAAGGTTTTGATAAGATTATAGCAGGCAAATGTGACtgatatgtgaaaaaaaaaaaatagatcaatGACATTATAAAGAAACATCTAcgtatttttattatacatttagtgAAAGGGCTCTACAAAAGTATTCAGAGTTCAAGTCTTTCTAATGAAGTTATATATTGAAATGCAGTTCTTTGTGgattttaatttactgaaatgATGAGAAACATGAGAAACCTTTTCGgtttctaaattaaaatgatctTTGATAGTTTTGATGGGGtttaaagttaaagtaaaaaaaaaaaaaaaagtctaggtATACTGCAATTGAAAGTCTCATAAAAAGTAATGTTGGTATGAGTAGTTGCATAatcttttattcatatttattctaTAATACAATTctgttacatatttatatataatgattaaaatattaagatatacaAAAGTATTGAAAGTGTAGAGAAAAGTATTTTCAGCCTGATGGTTAcaccattgttattttatttatttatttattttaattaaaacaacattaatacaaaaaatatatttcataatttagatATCCTTATCACTGACCCTTAAATATTCATATAACACAAAACCATAATGTGCTGTTGTAACTATACCCAGATAATAAAGACAGCGTATTTTCTGGATTAAGATCCCACAGCTCAATTATTCATGTTGTGAATCTGTTTTTGTTGAAAATGAACAATAAAGACCATTGCAAATAATTTACATTGAAGATATAGTGGCGAAgaagaataaaagcattaattagaTAAAGGgtacaaaacaaaatctaaatgtgATTCCACAGTGAGCACTTTTTGTTAAATTACAGGTATACGGAGATAAATGCCATAATCACACAAGAACTCCACAGTTTCATCCCTCAAATCTCACTACAAGAAAGCAAGAACTGTAAGACTGTTTAAACATCTGCAGGAAAATAAAAAGCAGTATGGTGTCTCAGGAActctgagtgagagagagatcacCTCAGATGTTGGAGAAGACCTCAGATAAGAAAGAGCTTTTAGGAGCTTTTAGGCTGGAATTCAAAGTGAATGTGTGGCAAAGTAACACTGGCCATGTATCAGACAGTTGCTATATTTACAGGGAAGTGTGGTAGTGGCAAAATCAAGCTGTGAGGTGGCTTTTCTTTATCAGGGACTGGTTTTCTTGTCAAAGATAAAAAATGACTGTGCAAAATATCGGTAAATACTGCAAATCTCAGCCTAATAAAAACATTGGGCCACTGCTTAAATATCGTGATGCAGAAGTGTGAACCTAAACCCTGTCACAAATCTGTCAAAAAAAGGGGccaaaatcacatttaaatgttCCAGCTGTCTGAGGTGTCCAAGGCACTTCTGAACCTAATGTATGCAAAGCATCAACTAATATGTTCAGCTCAATCTCTTTGTTTTTTTATCGGCAGCATTTGAGCAGTTCAGCAGTTGGTGAAAAGAATAAAGCAGTATCTGAAGGAGTGAAAGTATATCTAGAATATTCTGTTTAAACAAATGTCTGTTTATTTCAACATACAATTCCATTTCTatcaaaaaaataattcattacatGCTGCTTGTTAATTTCCAAAGCTCATTTTACCCTGTTGTGTTGCAATCTTTTTGAACTAGAGAGGATTTTCTTTTCCTTGAAAAGTTCTTGTTATTGCAATGGACTAAGACTTACTGTTTTTGCTTATGCAAGGTATAATAACTTCACTTGTTGCACTTGTGGTGTTTCCAGTCAAAAATGACTGGCCTATAAAAATTGCTTCTAAATTTTGCACTATTCTGTGTATTTACCAAATGTTGGATTTCATATTTTTGTATCTAATTTCTTTACAGGGAACCTTAATACACAAAAATCTTGCCTATGAAGTCATGACTTTAGGTTTCGGACACCACCTATGTGAAACTGGACCACACCTTCATCTGATGACTTAATGTTGTTTTTGCTGTGAAAATGATCTACTTATAAGTAAGGAATAAATACTCAACTTTTTAACTAAGAAAATTTTTATATGGAAATAGttaattttattaacttttaaatgcaacATGTACAAagtcaagttatttatttatttttacattgcacAATATATGTTAGTTTGTCcttaaaagatttttattttaccttgttAAATAAAGGTTACAACTACTTCATTTCTTTACTTTtgaagacaagaaaagaaacCATGATGTTTCACAACCTCTTGAGAGGATATACACCAGGATAATAAATCAAAGCACATATAGCCTTTCATATCCATTTAGTGAAGTGTCATCACTGATGGTTGTTACCCATGATCATACCTGATGGTTGTTATCCACTGGTTCCACAGAGGCTTGTCCCACTCTTTTCAGCATGAAGGAATAACAAAAGGAGATGGTAATGACAGGCAGTAGATATACGGCTAAGAACTGATAGAGGATGAAAGCTTTCTCGTGAGTCTTTGATGGAAACCTCTCCATGCAGTATTTTCTTGGTCCATACCAATAGCCATCCTCAAGCCTCTGGTACAGGAAGATTGGTATGGAAAGGATAAAGGAACCTTGATGCATAAGAAAGGAGAAGATGAGAATTGTATTGCttcacttttaaacattttaaaatgtataggaGTATTCTGGGTTAAATGCATAGGGACTTTGTTATGCACTTACATGAAAGTGTGAAACATGAATTTTTGCATTAACATTacttctaaagaaaaaaaaaaaggtaaaaaaatagaactgtgtgtgtgcatgtgtgtgtaaactaATATGAATACTAATGAGATCAGAGAGAGTATTCACATAGAATATTCACTCacagatgaggaaaaaaaaaacattacaaaggaTAAAGAGATTGTTACAGTATGGGCTGATTTACACAAGATGCATTTGCCTAGTCTTGTTTCtctggtttttttattttatttttattttttgtatgtaaacATACGTTATGGACAGTTGACAGTTGTACCATGTCTGACTGCATTTTGTGCATGAGTGCCATGTTTTAAAACACTGTGTCAAAGAATTTTGAAAAACCTGTCTCACGACTGCATTCTTTTTTCAATGCTTTTGTCTCACATAAAGAACGTGTTCTACAGTATTTGAATGGCCCCATcacacttttaatgtttttatgtaaactttccccatatatttatatttgaattactATTAGGCCTATCACATAGAAcaaacttgcattttttttaaagggacactaagtaggaattactcccatctagtggtgaaattgtattttgcattcaaactaattttgctctccagcgcctcgctttttcaaatgcgcgttgcatctacggtaggcgatatgtaccaaaaagctttaacaggatgtcttctaatagcacttcgtcgagttttccttcaggtgaacaggtgtgttatttcaaacaaactgcaacatgacaactaacaaacgaatgttacagtatgaattactgactgtggaaaacatgaaatattgtaattagtagttatgtctaatttattcgttatattttctgaattatatgcattgttagatataaaaaaaaatattataatatagattgtaacactgacttacctgtcgagaagaaaactggccacttcagcgtctcttttgaaatctttatcaagcattagctctttccacctagaaaaagcttccccgacattaactcttgttttctgtaatctacggtcacgtttccttttacgttctatttttgactgttttggcgacgatgttttcttctcctgtggcgcggcatatgtatggtccataataagaatgcaatccagacttttaaacttgccggtgcagtttcaagcgcctctcactgctctgcacctgcgtttctggctctgaccgaaaacgcgctgtggaaacgcgttggcttagtactttttgtccctctctgctattatagttttgcaagatggcggaaatacatggaagcctccgtcgacctacccgtcccatgtatataaagataataaattcttcatttacaaggattagtttaaacattggcataggtatttgtacaccattgagggcatatttatgaataaaaatattgattttagataataaaatacctaaaaagttacttattgtccctttaagtaaATCTACAAATGCGTTTTATCTAGCATTCATCATGATTatgtgttaataaaaaataaaaataaaaaccatggagaaacattttgaaatacataaa is a genomic window containing:
- the LOC113038255 gene encoding G-protein coupled receptor 54-like; this encodes MFPSEDRNSSELLNSSIGNSSMEDMEDEEHPFLTDAWLVPLFFSLIMLVGLIGNSLVIYVISKHRQMRTATNFYIANLAATDIIFLLCCVPFTATLYPLPGWIFGDFMCKFVAFLQQVTVQATCITLTAMSGDRCYVTVYPLKSLHHRTPRVAMIVSICIWIGSFILSIPIFLYQRLEDGYWYGPRKYCMERFPSKTHEKAFILYQFLAVYLLPVITISFCYSFMLKRVGQASVEPVDNNHQVHLLSERTISIRSKISKMVVVIVVLFTICWGPIQIFVLFQSFYPNFKANYATYKIKTWANCMSYANSSINPIVYGFMGASFRKSFRKTFPFLFRHKVRDSSVASRTANAEIKFVATEESNTERK